A genomic window from Peromyscus maniculatus bairdii isolate BWxNUB_F1_BW_parent chromosome 1, HU_Pman_BW_mat_3.1, whole genome shotgun sequence includes:
- the LOC143272675 gene encoding paired immunoglobulin-like receptor B isoform X1: protein MMFTFRALLCLGLTLCPGTTVLTGTLPKPVLRAQPELVVSKQTNVTFLCEGTTGAKEYYIYKEGSQYTQFTEIVLKSGKKAEFSITKIDQHHAGRYQCRYQTHHEWSEYSDSLELVVTASLLGAHSKPSLSAQPSPVVTEGGNVTLQCDSWQQCDRFILTKEGPQKLYWILDSQYNSLTGRRFQALFSVGSVNSSQRWTFQCYSNNLSVPLLWSEPSDPLELLFSGTVHKPTIKAEPGSVIASRSAVTIWCQGTLDTEICVLHKEGRQKPWGTQTPEKPENKAKFSIPSVTQQHGGRYRCYCYSSAGWSERSDTLEIVVTGIHTYKPSLLALPGPVATSGENMTLQCVSLEPYGKFILSKEDEKFSSSLDSQYIHHNGHYQAMFSIGPVTPVHRGTFRCYGYYTVTPQFWSLPSDPLEIHVSGLSKTLSLLSHQGHILDPGKSLTLQCCSDINYDRFALYKVGTINFTQHHHKWTQAGLSLANFTLGSVNSSTGGQYRCYGAHNLSSEWSASRDTLDILISGQLPFTPFLSVKPNSTVHPGDNVTLLCWSRERVNTFILYKEEAVYQPQRLKSKFQDQHFQAEFSVNAVTSAISGSYRCYGSQNSSPFLLSYASAPVELIVSGPSMPMTRAGLETYLQALIAACVVFRLFLFILIFLLWQRKQGKCRKDDQKETELQLPAGAAEPVTRNRGPQKRSNPAAATQEESLLEKMQPDHGVELDRWRPTEEGPLGDIHAKVKPSRLRRAGAVLSPVMSREVLDTKGGQAEKDRLMDTRAAQSEEAQDVTNAQLFNMTRRQETAAPPSSQAGDVPEEPVYILVLP, encoded by the exons ATGATGTTCACTTTCAGAGCTCTGCTGTGCCTCG GACTGACTCTATGCCCTGGGACCACAGTGCTGACTG GGACCCTCCCTAAGCCTGTACTCAGAGCACAACCAGAACTTGTGGTCTCCAAACAGACTAATGTGACCTTCTTGTGTGAGGGTACAACAGGAGCCAAAGAGTACTATATCTACAAAGAAGGAAGTCAATATACACAGTTCACAGAGATTGTCCTAAAGTCTGGGAAAAAGGCTGAATTCTCCATCACAAAAATTGACCAGCACCATGCAGGGAGATATCAGTGTCGCTATCAGACCCATCATGAATGGTCTGAGTACAGTGACTCCTTGGAGCttgtggtgacag CATCTCTCTTAGGAGCACACAGTAAACCCAGCCtgtcagcccagcccagccctgtggtgactGAAGGAGGGAATGTCACCCTCCAATGTGACTCATGGCAGCAATGTGACAGGTTCATTCTGACTAAGGAAGGACCACAGAAGCTCTACTGGATTCTGGACTCACAGTATAATTCCTTAACTGGACGACGATTCCAGGCTCTATTCTCTGTGGGCTCTGTGAACTCCAGTCAAAGATGGACATTCCAATGCTACAGTAATAACCTTAGCGTACCACTGCTGTGGTCAGAACCTAGTGATCCCCTGGAACTCCTGTTCTCAG GGACCGTCCACAAACCCACCATCaaggctgagccaggctctgtgattgcctctAGAAGTGCAGTGACCATCTGGTGTCAGGGGACCCTGGATACAGAAATATGTGTTCTGCATAAAGAGGGAAGACAGAAACCCTGGGGCACACAGACCCCAGAGAAGCCTGAGAACAAGGCCaagttctccatcccttctgtgacACAGCAACATGGGGGACGATATCGCTGTTACTGTTACAGTTCAGCTGGCTGGTCAGAGCGCAGTGACACCCTGGAGattgtggtgacag gAATCCACACATACAAACCAAGCCTGTTAGCTCTGCCAGGCCCTGTGGCAACCTCAGGCGAAAACATGACTCTCCAATGTGTTTCATTGGAGCCATATGGCAAGTTCATTCTCTCcaaggaagatgagaagttctCCAGCTCCCTGGATTCACAGTATATACACCATAATGGGCACTACCAAGCCATGTTCTCTATAGGTCCCGTGACCCCAGTACACAGAGGGACATTCAGATGTTATGGTTACTACACGGTTACCCCACAGTTCTGGTCACTACCCAGTGACCCTCTGGAAATACACGTCTCAG GGCTGTCCAAGACACTCTCCCTCTTAAGTCACCAAGGCCAtatcctggaccctggaaagAGTCTCACACTGCAGTGTTGCTCTGACATCAACTATGACAGATTTGCTCTGTACAAGGTGGGCACAATTAACTTCACCCAGCATCATCACAAAtggacccaggctggtctctccTTAGCCAACTTCACACTGGGCTCTGTGAACAGTTCTACTGGAGGCCAATACAGATGCTATGGTGCACACAACCTCTCCTCTGAGTGGTCAGCCTCCAGGGACACCTTGGACATTCTGATCTCAG GACAGCTTCCCTTCACTCCTTTCCTCTCAGTGAAGCCTAACTCTACAGTACATCCAGGAGATAATGTGACCCTTCTGTGTTGGTCAAGAGAAAGAGTGAATACTTTCATTCTGTACAAGGAGGAGGCAGTTTATCAACCCCAGCGACTAAAATCAAAGTTCCAAGATCAACACTTCCAGGCAGAATTCTCCGTGAATGCTGTGACCTCTGCCATTTCGGGAAGCTACAGGTGCTATGGTTCTCAAAACTCATCACCATTCCTGTTGTCATATGCCAGTGCCCCCGTGGAGCTCATAGTCTCAG GACCCTCAATGCCCATGACAAGAGCTG GACTAGAAACGTACCTGCAGGCCCTGATTGCAGCATGTGTGGTCTTTCGCCTgttcctcttcatcctcatcttcctcctctggcAAAGGAAACAGGGCAAATGCAGGAAAGATG accAGAAAGAGACAGAATTGCAACTTCCTGCAGGAGCTGCGGAGCCAGTAACCAGGAACAGAGGCCCCCAGAAGAG ATCCAACCCAGCTGCTGCCACCCAGGAAGAAAGCCTTT TGGAGAAAATGCAGCCTGATCATGGTGTGGAGCTGGACCGATGG AGACCAACTGAGGAAGGCCCCTTGGGTGATATACATGCCAAGGTGAAACCCTCCCGGCTCAGGAGGGCAGGAGCTGTCCTATCTCCTGTCATGTCAAGAGAAGTCCTGGACACCAAAGGGGGACAAGCAGAAAAGGACAGACTGATGGACACTCGG GCTGCACAATCTGAAGAGGCCCAGGATGTGACCAATGCCCAGCTGTTCAACATGACACGCAGACAGGAGACAGCTGCACCCCCTTCCTCGCAGGCAGGGGATGTCCCAGAGGAGCCAGTCTATATACTGGTCTTGCCGTAA
- the LOC143272675 gene encoding paired immunoglobulin-like receptor B isoform X2, whose translation MMFTFRALLCLGLTLCPGTTVLTGTLPKPVLRAQPELVVSKQTNVTFLCEGTTGAKEYYIYKEGSQYTQFTEIVLKSGKKAEFSITKIDQHHAGRYQCRYQTHHEWSEYSDSLELVVTGAHSKPSLSAQPSPVVTEGGNVTLQCDSWQQCDRFILTKEGPQKLYWILDSQYNSLTGRRFQALFSVGSVNSSQRWTFQCYSNNLSVPLLWSEPSDPLELLFSGTVHKPTIKAEPGSVIASRSAVTIWCQGTLDTEICVLHKEGRQKPWGTQTPEKPENKAKFSIPSVTQQHGGRYRCYCYSSAGWSERSDTLEIVVTGIHTYKPSLLALPGPVATSGENMTLQCVSLEPYGKFILSKEDEKFSSSLDSQYIHHNGHYQAMFSIGPVTPVHRGTFRCYGYYTVTPQFWSLPSDPLEIHVSGLSKTLSLLSHQGHILDPGKSLTLQCCSDINYDRFALYKVGTINFTQHHHKWTQAGLSLANFTLGSVNSSTGGQYRCYGAHNLSSEWSASRDTLDILISGQLPFTPFLSVKPNSTVHPGDNVTLLCWSRERVNTFILYKEEAVYQPQRLKSKFQDQHFQAEFSVNAVTSAISGSYRCYGSQNSSPFLLSYASAPVELIVSGPSMPMTRAGLETYLQALIAACVVFRLFLFILIFLLWQRKQGKCRKDDQKETELQLPAGAAEPVTRNRGPQKRSNPAAATQEESLLEKMQPDHGVELDRWRPTEEGPLGDIHAKVKPSRLRRAGAVLSPVMSREVLDTKGGQAEKDRLMDTRAAQSEEAQDVTNAQLFNMTRRQETAAPPSSQAGDVPEEPVYILVLP comes from the exons ATGATGTTCACTTTCAGAGCTCTGCTGTGCCTCG GACTGACTCTATGCCCTGGGACCACAGTGCTGACTG GGACCCTCCCTAAGCCTGTACTCAGAGCACAACCAGAACTTGTGGTCTCCAAACAGACTAATGTGACCTTCTTGTGTGAGGGTACAACAGGAGCCAAAGAGTACTATATCTACAAAGAAGGAAGTCAATATACACAGTTCACAGAGATTGTCCTAAAGTCTGGGAAAAAGGCTGAATTCTCCATCACAAAAATTGACCAGCACCATGCAGGGAGATATCAGTGTCGCTATCAGACCCATCATGAATGGTCTGAGTACAGTGACTCCTTGGAGCttgtggtgacag GAGCACACAGTAAACCCAGCCtgtcagcccagcccagccctgtggtgactGAAGGAGGGAATGTCACCCTCCAATGTGACTCATGGCAGCAATGTGACAGGTTCATTCTGACTAAGGAAGGACCACAGAAGCTCTACTGGATTCTGGACTCACAGTATAATTCCTTAACTGGACGACGATTCCAGGCTCTATTCTCTGTGGGCTCTGTGAACTCCAGTCAAAGATGGACATTCCAATGCTACAGTAATAACCTTAGCGTACCACTGCTGTGGTCAGAACCTAGTGATCCCCTGGAACTCCTGTTCTCAG GGACCGTCCACAAACCCACCATCaaggctgagccaggctctgtgattgcctctAGAAGTGCAGTGACCATCTGGTGTCAGGGGACCCTGGATACAGAAATATGTGTTCTGCATAAAGAGGGAAGACAGAAACCCTGGGGCACACAGACCCCAGAGAAGCCTGAGAACAAGGCCaagttctccatcccttctgtgacACAGCAACATGGGGGACGATATCGCTGTTACTGTTACAGTTCAGCTGGCTGGTCAGAGCGCAGTGACACCCTGGAGattgtggtgacag gAATCCACACATACAAACCAAGCCTGTTAGCTCTGCCAGGCCCTGTGGCAACCTCAGGCGAAAACATGACTCTCCAATGTGTTTCATTGGAGCCATATGGCAAGTTCATTCTCTCcaaggaagatgagaagttctCCAGCTCCCTGGATTCACAGTATATACACCATAATGGGCACTACCAAGCCATGTTCTCTATAGGTCCCGTGACCCCAGTACACAGAGGGACATTCAGATGTTATGGTTACTACACGGTTACCCCACAGTTCTGGTCACTACCCAGTGACCCTCTGGAAATACACGTCTCAG GGCTGTCCAAGACACTCTCCCTCTTAAGTCACCAAGGCCAtatcctggaccctggaaagAGTCTCACACTGCAGTGTTGCTCTGACATCAACTATGACAGATTTGCTCTGTACAAGGTGGGCACAATTAACTTCACCCAGCATCATCACAAAtggacccaggctggtctctccTTAGCCAACTTCACACTGGGCTCTGTGAACAGTTCTACTGGAGGCCAATACAGATGCTATGGTGCACACAACCTCTCCTCTGAGTGGTCAGCCTCCAGGGACACCTTGGACATTCTGATCTCAG GACAGCTTCCCTTCACTCCTTTCCTCTCAGTGAAGCCTAACTCTACAGTACATCCAGGAGATAATGTGACCCTTCTGTGTTGGTCAAGAGAAAGAGTGAATACTTTCATTCTGTACAAGGAGGAGGCAGTTTATCAACCCCAGCGACTAAAATCAAAGTTCCAAGATCAACACTTCCAGGCAGAATTCTCCGTGAATGCTGTGACCTCTGCCATTTCGGGAAGCTACAGGTGCTATGGTTCTCAAAACTCATCACCATTCCTGTTGTCATATGCCAGTGCCCCCGTGGAGCTCATAGTCTCAG GACCCTCAATGCCCATGACAAGAGCTG GACTAGAAACGTACCTGCAGGCCCTGATTGCAGCATGTGTGGTCTTTCGCCTgttcctcttcatcctcatcttcctcctctggcAAAGGAAACAGGGCAAATGCAGGAAAGATG accAGAAAGAGACAGAATTGCAACTTCCTGCAGGAGCTGCGGAGCCAGTAACCAGGAACAGAGGCCCCCAGAAGAG ATCCAACCCAGCTGCTGCCACCCAGGAAGAAAGCCTTT TGGAGAAAATGCAGCCTGATCATGGTGTGGAGCTGGACCGATGG AGACCAACTGAGGAAGGCCCCTTGGGTGATATACATGCCAAGGTGAAACCCTCCCGGCTCAGGAGGGCAGGAGCTGTCCTATCTCCTGTCATGTCAAGAGAAGTCCTGGACACCAAAGGGGGACAAGCAGAAAAGGACAGACTGATGGACACTCGG GCTGCACAATCTGAAGAGGCCCAGGATGTGACCAATGCCCAGCTGTTCAACATGACACGCAGACAGGAGACAGCTGCACCCCCTTCCTCGCAGGCAGGGGATGTCCCAGAGGAGCCAGTCTATATACTGGTCTTGCCGTAA